A genomic region of Anopheles aquasalis chromosome Y, idAnoAquaMG_Q_19, whole genome shotgun sequence contains the following coding sequences:
- the LOC126579726 gene encoding uncharacterized protein LOC126579726, protein MSEEAEKTPSVAPVFKRSTLIERSPVKQRLVDDMLRDVFLSADMVIDLVKDRKSGLGLEVRDRMSEMMQKLRAVQVAIRRMANGDRRPVLGSKLGNAVHAACQTEEVESKEACVQVEFDSRHVANVKAVHEACQTEKVASKETAVQAELGKRSFAKVVAGATVVGKPPVSQAPPATASAVRLEAEAEPTGNTPARGAQSEKRQRSSPEEQKDPKRGKKEEVDDCATPAEAEGGDFTLVQRGKKKAAAMPKPTKAAVVRTQAKSSPPKTMTTGAKPDALIVKAKDDEQYEALYASLCENEKLQELVATVRRTSGGSMIVQLREGVRSALHQAEVQQVLGEAAEVKAVSPHTTVECRGLYQHTTELMVQNALKVQFGIEQPPNVTVRRFRFRTVAEIQLPTDTAEKLIGAGKMRVGLNDCTLHVLPNPTRCFKCWEFGHQARFCKGEDRRGVCLRCSQQPRTRKFSVQRSASSMQVVQLNLNHCEAAQVRLRQSMVEAATAADIAILSEPYRVPDQDECWRADKAKMAAVLVRGHPIQKVLDDRHEGFVVVQVAEFTVCACYAPPRWSIEQFQCMLDEMVGVLDRRRPLLVAGDFNAWSTAWGSRRTSPRGHRLEEAIARLRLVLANTGNTSTFCKNGGESIIDVTFCSPELVDGMQWQGAETVVERTDSGGVDRQEAYKASAPAREG, encoded by the exons ATGAGCGAAGAGGCGGAAAAAACGCCATCGGTGGCTCCGGTGTTTAAACGAAGCAcgctgatcgagcgatcgccgGTGAAGCAGAGGCTCGTCGACGACATGCTGCGGGACGTTTTCTTGTCCGCTGATATGGTCATCGACCTAGTGAAGGACAGGAAATCCGGACTCGGTCTGGAGGTCAGAGACAGGATGTCAGAGATGATGCAAAAGCTTCGGGCTGTGCAGGTCGCCATCCGAAGAATGGCCAACGGCGATAGAAGGCCGGTGTTAGGCAGCAAATTGGGAAACGCTGTACATGCAGCGTGCCAGACAGAGGAGGTGGAGAGCAAGGAGGCGTGTGTGCAAGTGGAATTCGACAGTCGGCACGTTGCGAACGTAAAGGCTGTACATGAAGCTTGCCAGACAGAGAAGGTCGCGAGCAAGGAGACGGCGGTGCAAGCGGAACTCGGTAAACGGTCTTTCGCGAAGGTGGTAGCCGGAGCTACAGTAGTGGGAAAGCCTCCTGTATCGCAGGCCCCCcccgccacagcatcagcagtgcgactggaagcagaagctgagCCCACGGGCAACACCCCGGCGCGTGGCGCGCAGTCGGAAAAACGCCAGCGCAGCTCAccggaagagcagaaagaCCCCAAgcgcgggaaaaaggaagaggtggATGATTGCGCAACGCCCGCGGAAGCAGAGGGTGGAGACTTCACCCTGGTACAACGCGGTAAGAAGAAGGCGGCAGCTATGCCAAAGCCAACCAAGGCAGCGGTTGTCCGGACCCAAGCAAAGTCTTCTCCGCCGAAGACCATGACGACAGGGGCCAAACCGGATGCGCTGATCGTCAAGGCGAAGGACGACGAGCAGTACGAGGCGTTATACGCGTCCCtctgcgagaacgagaagctgcaggagctggtggCTACCGTTAGGCgtaccagcggcggcagcatgaTCGTGCAGCTGCGCGAGGGAGTGCGGAGCGCCTTGCATCAGGCTGAGGTGCAGCAAGTGCTGGGAGAAGCGGCGGAGGTGAAGGCTGTCTCTCCGCACACGACGGTTGAGTGCAGGGGCCTGTACCAGCACACAACCGAGCTCATGGTGCAGAATGCTCTTAAGGTTCAGTTTGGCATCGAGCAACCGCCAAATGTCACGGTacgccgtttccgcttccgaacggtggcggagaTACAGCTCCCGACGGACACGGCCGAGAAGCTCATCGGAGCGGGAAAAATGCGCGTTGGGCTAAACGactgcacgctgcacgtgCTGCCAAACCCAACCCGGTGCTTCAAGTGCTGGGAGTTCGGCCATCAAGCGCGTTTCTGCAAGGGCGAGGACCGCCGAGGAGTCTGCTTGCGCTGCAGT CAACAGCCACGCACCAGGAAGTTTTCGGTGCAGCGCTCGGCAAGCAGCATGCAGGTAGTGCAGCTCAACCTGAATCACTGCGAGGCGGCCCAGGTTCGGTTGCGGCAGTCGATGGTGGAAGCGGCTACGGCGGCGGACATCGCGATTCTGTCGGAGCCGTACCGAGTTCCGGATCAGGACGAGTGCTGGCGAGCGGACAAGGCGAAgatggctgctgtgctggtgcggggACACCCCATCCAGAAGGTGCTGGACGACAGGCACGagggcttcgtcgtcgttcaggtGGCCGAATTCACCGTGTGTGCCTGCTACGCTCCTCCAAGGTGGTCGATTGAGCAGTTCCAATGCATGCTGGACGAgatggtcggtgtgttggACCGTCGTCGACCGCTACTGGTGGCCGGCGACTTCAACGCATGGTCCACCGCGTGGGGAAGCCGAAGAACTAGCCCAAGAGGCCATCGACTGGAGGAGGCGATTGCTCGTCTCAGGCTGGTACTGGCcaacaccggaaacaccaGCACGTTCTGCAAGAACGGAGGCGAGTCGATAATCGACGTTACCTTCTGCAGtccggagctggtggacgGGATGCAGTGGCAG GGAGCCGAAACCgtggtggagcgaacggattcTGGAGGCGTGGATCGCCAAGAGGCGTACAAGGCGTCGGCACCAGCGCGGGAGGgctga
- the LOC126579894 gene encoding protein FAN-like yields MEKQRFSLLLLEPGEIYFEDFSVDIINENLSPSRNEHRMSGRLKMCSKSLVFEAKDDMQSPLIKIMFKDCTNITRSSKDASSNSDCSELCLECHQFIEMLSANVIQPYRFIQRKTVFMVNFHYAKLDECLQQISQLFRASTLSSHEQNSMIATITYSRHSRIKFNPLWLNNLYEETIADFQVNEINPLVVNPGRLLLTNSFIYFQLYNNIHTIPVVKVPIQSIVGISKHRYLLRQIGLKIRWKDSNQSNCTERCWYFAFPSQTERDECHRRISEQSDYSVVEQSPESTTLKWQNGLISNYDYLLYLNSLADRSFQDLTQYPVFPWIITDYWSVELNLKHSNVYRDLSKPVGALNPERLTRLKHRYEEMSEPKFLYGSHYSTPGFVLYYLVRKHPDLMLCLQNGKFDHPDRMFNCVGDAFNNCMNNMSDFKELIPEFYDVSKHGDFLLNTMRIDFGLRSDGTPVQNVMLPPWALNSPTRFVQVLREALESDIVSSQLHHWIDLIFGFKQQGKAAFEADNIFYHLCYEGSVDLSLINDLAARHAVEVQISEFGQIPKQIFHTAHVSKLIKIPICLGNDTKIDLKKEIEYFSHKDVITALAVDAVIGNIFTTSKDGTMTCYNIHEKRKMRSVQVSDLPISSVQLSCDGSIILGGWDNTIIIYNMDFGKISCTIPAHDDAVSCLSYVYRHKLLISASWDCSIKIWRNYHNDSVIGYLVTEEKIVCIDTYNDERYIRAAVGLSNGELLLYEIDSKNVNMSTISSKDNHKIQLSNGSAVCDVKFSHKGTLIASCSADKQMCVIDSQGFMKICEKEFKSGVGCLCWMENDQYLLIGDRAGTLHVWNMVQGLIQYRASLHSDTVYCIAPWNNVEIVSCGKDDNKYCIKIWKFSEF; encoded by the exons ATGGAAAAGCAACG ATTTTCATTGCTCTTGCTGGAACCGGGAGAAATATATTTTGAAGACTTTTCGGTTGATATCATAAACGAAAACTTATCGCCCTCTCGAAATGAACACCGAATGAGTGGACGATTGAAGATGTGTTCCAAATCTCTGGTttttgaagcaaaagatgATATGCAATCTCCTCTGATTAAAATAATGTTTAAGGATTGCACCAATATCACCCGATCCTCGAAAGATGCATCAAGTAATTCGGACTGTTCAGAACTTTGCCTGGAATGCCATCAGTTTATTGAAATGCTCAGTGCAAACGTTATTCAACCCTATCGATTTATACAAAGAAAGACTGTATTTATGGTAAACTTTCACTATGCAAAATTAGACGAATGTCTTCAGCAAATAAGTCAGCTGTTTCGTGCATCTACGTTGAGTTCACACGAACAAAACAGTATG ATCGCCACTATAACGTACTCTCGCCATAGTCGTATTAAGTTCAATCCCTTGTGGTTGAACAACTTATACGAAGAAACTATAGCTgattttcaagtaaatgaaaTCAACCCATTGGTTGTCAATCCTGGAAGACTTCTCTTGACCAactcatttatttattttcaactTTACAACAACATTCACACG aTACCCGTCGTTAAAGTGCCAATTCAATCAATCGTAGGAATTTCAAAACACCGTTACCTTTTACGCCAGATAGGTTTAAAAATTCGATGGAAAGATAGCAACCAGTCCAATTGTACAGAACGCTGTTGGTATTTTGCCTTCCCATCCCAAACTGAAAGAGACGAGTGTCATCGTCGTATATCTGAGCAAAGTGATTACTCGGTTGTTGAACAAAGCCCAGAAAGTACGACATTGAAGTGGCAAAATGGACTCATTTCAAATTATGATTATCTCTTGTACCTCAATAGCCTTGCTGATCGCTCTTTTCAAGATTTAACACAATATCCTGTTTTTCCATGGATAATAACAGATTATTGGTCAGTTGAATTGAACTTAAAGCATTCGAATGTGTACCGCGATCTTTCAAAACCTGTTGGAGCACTAAATCCTGAACGCTTAACTCGACTAAAACATCGGTATGAAGAGATGTCAGAGCCAAAATTCTTGTATGGTTCCCACTACTCAACgcctggttttgttttatattatCTTGTTCGAAAGCATCCTGATTTAATGCTTTGCCttcaaaacggaaaatttgATCATCCAGATCGGATGTTCAATTGTGTAGGTGATGCATTCAATAATTGCATGAATAATATGTCAGATTTTAAAGAATTAATTCCAGAATTCTATGATGTGAGCAAGCATGGCGATTTTCTTCTAAATACAATGAGAATAGATTTCGGATTGCGTTCCGATGGGACACCAGTGCAAAATGTCATGCTGCCTCCGTGGGCATTGAATTCTCCCACAAGATTCGTACAGGTATTGCGGGAAGCACTCGAATCTGATATTGTTTCCAGTCAATTGCATCATTGGATTGATTTGATATTTGGCTTCAAACAGCAAGGCAAGGCAGCCTTTGAAGCCGATAATATTTTTTACCACTTGTGCTATGAAGGATCGGTTGATTTAAGTCTTATAAACGATTTGGCGGCAAGGCATGCTGTTGAAGTTCAAATTTCCGAGTTTGGGCAAATCCCTAAACAAATATTTCATACAGCACACGTATCtaagttaattaaaattcctATATGCTTGGGAAACGATACaaaaatcgatttgaaaaaagaaatagaataTTTTTCGCATAAAGATGTAATTACTGCGCTCGCTGTAGATGCAGTTATCGGTAACATTTTCACAACCAGCAAAGATGGTACCATGACATGTTATAATATAcatgaaaaacgaaaaatgcgtAGTGTTCAGGTCAGCGATTTGCCAATCAGTTCTGTTCAATTATCTTGCGATGGATCAATCATTCTCGGTGGCTGGGATAACACCAT CATAATCTACAATATGGATTTCGGGAAAATCTCTTGTACGATTCCAgcccatgatgatgctgtatCATGTTTATCATATGTTTATCGTCATAAATTACTTATATCTGCTAGTTGGGACTGTAGTATAAA AATCTGGAGAAATTATCATAACGATTCGGTCATTGGCTACCTCGTAACTGAGGAAAAAATTGTTTGTATTGATACATACAATGATGAACGGTACATCCGGGCAGCTGTTGGACTCAGCAATGGAGAACTATTGCTGTACGAAATTGATTCTAAAAATGTAAACATGTCCACTATATCATCGAAGGATAACCACAAGATTCAATTGTCAAACGGAAGTGCGGTTTGTGATGTTAAGTTTAGTCATAAGGGTACTTTAATCGCATCCTGTAGTGCCGACAAACAAATGTGTGTGATAGATTCTCAaggttttatgaaaatttgcgAAAAAGAATTCAAATCTGGTGTTGGTTGCCTTTGCTGGATGGAAAATGATCAATATCTACTAATAGGTGATCGTGCTGGAACTTTACACGTTTGGAACATGGTTCAAGGACTGATACAATATCGAGCCAGCTTACACAGTG ATACGGTATATTGTATTGCTCCTTGGAATAATGTAGAGATCGTAAGCTGTGGTAAAGATGATAATAAGTATTGTATTAAAATTTGGAAATTTTCTGAATTCTAA